A genomic window from Thioalkalivibrio sp. ALJ12 includes:
- a CDS encoding MBL fold metallo-hydrolase: MLKQGRKGGLSVLALAAFALGPALAASETPVLPEPEAVSDHAHAWIGPYGGPDTENQGFRMNLGYVVGEDAVAVIDSGHTPEMAKEMLEHIRATTDKPVRYMINTNSQPHRFMGNDVFREAGADILAAPEAIDRMQGSASMFAMQLENALDRPEGSAEHPEPPNVMVEDREELDLGGVTLTVRHVGSAHTHGSLIAVVEPDNVVFAGDVLYGGRLLAILPDGSMEGWLEAYELLQDEYADAKFIPGHGKPGALSTFDHATHDYLRALWDHMFEAADMGTDMQSAIRSFDASPWQDLADFDDLAPRNANLAYQEAESALF; the protein is encoded by the coding sequence ATGCTGAAACAAGGACGAAAAGGGGGCCTGTCGGTCCTGGCCCTGGCGGCATTCGCGCTGGGTCCGGCTCTTGCGGCCAGCGAGACCCCGGTCCTGCCAGAACCCGAGGCCGTCTCGGATCATGCCCATGCCTGGATCGGGCCGTACGGCGGGCCGGACACCGAGAACCAGGGGTTTCGCATGAACCTCGGCTACGTGGTCGGCGAAGATGCTGTGGCCGTGATCGATTCCGGCCATACCCCGGAGATGGCCAAAGAGATGCTGGAGCATATCCGCGCCACGACGGACAAGCCGGTGCGCTACATGATCAACACCAACTCACAGCCGCACCGCTTCATGGGCAATGACGTCTTCCGCGAGGCGGGAGCCGACATCCTGGCCGCTCCCGAGGCCATCGACCGCATGCAGGGCAGCGCCTCGATGTTCGCCATGCAGCTCGAGAACGCGCTCGATCGGCCGGAAGGCTCCGCCGAACATCCCGAACCACCGAACGTGATGGTCGAAGATCGCGAGGAACTGGACCTGGGCGGTGTCACGCTGACGGTTCGTCATGTGGGCAGCGCCCACACCCACGGCAGCCTGATCGCGGTGGTCGAGCCCGACAACGTCGTGTTTGCCGGCGACGTTCTCTACGGCGGCCGTCTGCTGGCCATCCTGCCCGACGGCAGCATGGAGGGCTGGCTGGAGGCCTACGAACTCCTGCAGGATGAGTACGCAGATGCGAAATTCATCCCGGGCCACGGGAAACCGGGCGCACTGTCGACCTTCGACCACGCAACCCACGATTACCTGCGCGCGCTGTGGGACCACATGTTTGAGGCGGCGGACATGGGCACCGACATGCAATCGGCCATCCGCTCCTTCGATGCTTCGCCCTGGCAGGACCTGGCCGATTTCGACGACCTGGCGCCACGCAACGCGAATCTGGCCTACCAAGAGGCCGAAAGCGCCTTGTTCTAG
- the chrA gene encoding chromate efflux transporter yields MTDPRHSSAQRPDPPTRAEAFRYWLKLGFISFGGAAGQIGMMHEELVERRRWVSENRFLHALNYTMVLPGPEAQQLATYLGWLLHGTFGGLMAGLLFILPSLFLMIGLSWVYLAFGDVPAVEAVFYGIKPAVVAIIVYAGWRIGGRVLNNGLLWLMAIAAFLAIFALNIPFPYIIIAAGILGWLGSRVWPERFRGGESHGEGAHEARGPAVVDDDTPPAPWMQFRWLRVVRFLVVGLGLWAAVFGALLAVFGWDATLTRMGQFFTQTALVTFGGAYAVLPYVYQGGVETYGWLSPTQMIDGIALGEGTPGPLIMVVTFVGFIGGWTQAFLGPDQVVLAALLGALVATFFTFLPSFLFILVGAPLVERTRGDLHFTGPLTGITAAVVGVIVNLAVFFTWHVLWPDGFEGAFEWFSALLGIAAFIALARFRVGIIPLIAVCAALGAGYQLLL; encoded by the coding sequence ATGACCGATCCCCGACACTCCTCGGCACAACGACCCGACCCGCCCACTCGGGCCGAGGCCTTTCGCTACTGGCTGAAGCTCGGCTTCATCAGTTTTGGCGGTGCCGCCGGGCAGATCGGGATGATGCACGAGGAACTGGTGGAGCGCCGACGCTGGGTCTCCGAGAACCGCTTTCTGCATGCGCTGAACTACACGATGGTGCTGCCGGGGCCCGAGGCGCAGCAGCTGGCGACCTATCTCGGCTGGCTGCTGCACGGCACCTTCGGCGGCCTGATGGCCGGGCTGCTGTTTATCCTGCCTTCGCTGTTCCTGATGATCGGTTTGTCCTGGGTGTACCTGGCCTTTGGCGATGTACCGGCGGTGGAGGCCGTGTTCTATGGCATCAAGCCGGCGGTGGTCGCGATCATCGTCTACGCGGGCTGGCGCATCGGCGGACGGGTACTCAACAATGGCCTGCTGTGGTTGATGGCGATCGCGGCCTTCCTGGCCATCTTCGCGCTCAATATCCCGTTTCCGTACATCATCATTGCCGCCGGCATCCTCGGCTGGCTGGGCAGCCGTGTGTGGCCGGAGCGCTTTCGTGGCGGCGAATCCCACGGTGAGGGCGCCCACGAGGCCCGCGGCCCGGCGGTGGTGGACGACGACACGCCGCCCGCCCCCTGGATGCAGTTTCGCTGGCTGCGGGTCGTCCGATTTCTGGTGGTGGGTCTGGGCCTGTGGGCCGCCGTATTCGGCGCGTTGCTCGCGGTGTTCGGCTGGGACGCCACGCTGACCCGAATGGGGCAGTTCTTCACCCAGACCGCGCTGGTCACCTTCGGCGGGGCGTATGCGGTACTGCCCTATGTCTATCAGGGCGGGGTGGAGACCTATGGCTGGCTGAGCCCGACGCAGATGATCGACGGGATCGCGCTGGGCGAGGGCACGCCCGGGCCGCTCATCATGGTGGTCACCTTTGTTGGCTTCATCGGTGGCTGGACGCAGGCCTTTCTCGGGCCGGATCAAGTCGTTCTGGCCGCCCTGCTGGGTGCGCTGGTCGCGACCTTCTTTACCTTCCTGCCGTCGTTCCTGTTCATCCTGGTCGGCGCACCGCTGGTCGAGCGCACCCGCGGGGACCTGCACTTTACCGGGCCGCTGACGGGCATCACCGCTGCGGTGGTCGGGGTGATCGTCAATCTCGCGGTCTTCTTTACCTGGCACGTCTTGTGGCCGGACGGATTCGAGGGGGCCTTCGAATGGTTCTCCGCGCTGCTGGGCATCGCTGCCTTTATCGCCCTTGCCCGCTTTCGGGTCGGGATCATCCCGCTGATCGCTGTCTGTGCCGCCCTCGGTGCGGGGTATCAGCTTCTGCTCTAG
- a CDS encoding chromate resistance protein ChrB domain-containing protein, whose amino-acid sequence MDFPDTDWQLLILAFQSGQNSTRVRLWRALKALGAATLRDGVYLLPNRSDLRDALLELAESARAAGNQAYHLPVAASAEEQAHYRSLFDREAEYRTLQTSAETLLGQLPGLGEAELLKRLRQVHREAEQLRRTDYFPGPGRGPLEAQLARLESAAQSMLSPDEPSPAPDSGIPRLDLADYRGRLWATRAAMWVDRVASAWLIREFIDPEARFVWIPTPADCPTEALGFDFDGAAFTHVGDRVTFEVLLAAFGLERDSGLAGLAEMVHFLDVGGRPIPEAAGFESILTGAKQQCTDDDALLARVTPVLHDLRQAFEQQSGRDPR is encoded by the coding sequence ATGGATTTTCCGGATACCGACTGGCAACTGCTCATCCTCGCCTTTCAGAGTGGGCAGAACTCGACCCGGGTTCGGCTCTGGCGCGCGCTGAAGGCGCTGGGCGCCGCTACGCTGCGCGACGGGGTCTACTTGCTGCCCAATCGCTCGGATCTGCGCGACGCTCTGCTGGAACTGGCGGAATCCGCCCGGGCGGCGGGCAACCAGGCCTACCACCTGCCGGTGGCGGCCAGCGCCGAGGAGCAGGCGCATTACCGCAGCCTGTTCGACCGCGAGGCCGAGTACCGCACGCTGCAGACCAGCGCCGAAACCCTCCTGGGCCAGCTGCCTGGGCTGGGCGAGGCCGAACTGCTCAAGCGCCTGCGCCAGGTCCATCGCGAGGCGGAGCAGCTGCGCCGCACGGACTACTTCCCGGGCCCCGGACGCGGGCCACTGGAGGCCCAGCTGGCCCGGCTCGAATCCGCGGCCCAGTCGATGCTTTCGCCGGACGAACCTTCACCCGCACCGGATTCCGGAATCCCCCGGCTGGACTTGGCGGACTACCGGGGCCGGCTGTGGGCCACGCGCGCGGCCATGTGGGTGGACCGGGTCGCCAGTGCCTGGCTGATCCGCGAATTCATCGACCCGGAAGCCCGCTTCGTCTGGATTCCCACCCCGGCCGACTGCCCGACCGAGGCCCTGGGCTTCGACTTCGACGGGGCCGCCTTCACCCACGTCGGCGACCGCGTCACGTTCGAGGTACTGCTGGCCGCCTTCGGCCTGGAGCGCGACAGCGGTCTGGCCGGGCTCGCCGAGATGGTGCATTTCCTGGATGTCGGGGGCCGCCCCATCCCCGAGGCGGCGGGCTTCGAAAGCATCCTGACCGGGGCCAAACAGCAGTGCACGGACGACGATGCCCTGCTGGCCCGGGTAACACCGGTGCTGCACGACCTCCGCCAGGCCTTTGAGCAACAATCCGGACGCGACCCCAGATGA
- a CDS encoding class 1 fructose-bisphosphatase: MHIGTTLTNCIIETQRGIQGATGEFTGLLNDISVACKKISDLVDKGDLVGVLGSAGSENVQGETQKKLDIITNEVFIESLSHNGHAAGLASEEMDEICEMPANEPRGHYLVLFDPLDGSSNIDVNVSVGTIFSILKAPEGVTDPKTEDFLQPGTKQVAAGYCLYGPSTMMVMTTGQGVKMFTLDKDFGEFLLTKDSVQIPEDTQEFAINMSNSRFWEAPVKRYIDECLAGKEGERGKDFNMRWVASMVAEVHRILCRGGVFMYPMDTKMQAKGTTGKLRLMYEANPMSFIVEQAGGAATTGRERIMDISPEGIHQRVPVVLGAKNEVERITGYHNEG; encoded by the coding sequence ATGCATATCGGCACCACTCTGACCAACTGCATCATCGAAACCCAGCGCGGCATCCAGGGCGCAACCGGCGAATTCACCGGTCTGCTGAACGACATCTCCGTGGCGTGCAAGAAGATCTCCGACCTCGTCGACAAGGGTGATCTGGTCGGCGTGCTCGGCTCCGCCGGCTCCGAGAACGTGCAGGGCGAGACGCAGAAGAAGCTCGACATCATCACCAACGAGGTGTTCATCGAGAGCCTGAGCCACAACGGCCACGCCGCCGGCCTGGCCTCCGAGGAGATGGACGAGATCTGCGAGATGCCGGCCAACGAGCCGCGCGGCCACTACCTGGTCCTGTTCGATCCGCTGGACGGCTCCTCGAACATCGACGTGAACGTCTCCGTCGGCACGATCTTCTCCATCCTGAAGGCCCCGGAAGGCGTCACCGATCCCAAGACCGAGGACTTCCTGCAGCCGGGCACCAAGCAGGTCGCCGCCGGCTACTGCCTGTACGGCCCGTCCACCATGATGGTGATGACCACCGGCCAGGGCGTGAAGATGTTCACCCTGGACAAGGACTTCGGCGAGTTCCTGCTGACCAAGGACAGCGTGCAGATCCCGGAAGACACCCAGGAGTTCGCGATCAACATGTCCAACAGCCGCTTCTGGGAGGCCCCGGTCAAGCGCTACATCGACGAATGCCTGGCCGGCAAGGAAGGCGAGCGCGGCAAGGACTTCAACATGCGTTGGGTAGCCTCCATGGTCGCCGAGGTGCACCGCATCCTGTGCCGCGGCGGGGTGTTCATGTACCCGATGGATACGAAGATGCAGGCCAAGGGCACGACCGGCAAGCTGCGCCTGATGTACGAGGCCAACCCGATGAGCTTCATCGTCGAACAGGCCGGCGGTGCCGCCACCACCGGGCGCGAGCGCATCATGGACATCAGCCCCGAGGGCATCCACCAGCGCGTGCCGGTGGTCCTGGGCGCGAAGAACGAAGTGGAGCGCATCACCGGCTACCACAACGAGGGCTGA
- a CDS encoding 6-phosphofructokinase, with protein sequence MPQNALYAQSGGVTAVINASAWGVIEAVRAHPAHFGKIYAARDGILGVLREEIIDLDHEDPLTLAALRHTPGGAFGSCRFDLGDPDKDPQQYERLVEVFRAHDIGTFFYNGGGGSMDTALKIAKMGERMGFPIKAIGVPKTIDNDLAVTDSSPGFGSAAKFIATVVREASLDVESMHTSSTKVFVMEVMGRHAGWLAAAAALAQEFDGQPPMLILFAEVPFDQDDFLDHLNRTIERHGYCVVVVSEGLKNPDGGLFSVAQSHDVYAYTQLGGAAPRLAELIREKTGHKLHWAVVDYIQRAARHIASKVDVEQAYACGRAAVEGVVAGEDAFMPIIRRDSSKPYRWSIGFTPLETVADIEQGMPRNYITPDGYGITQDARDYLRPLIQGEDAPPFERGLPCYPRIRGELLPKRCPPYEVNTD encoded by the coding sequence ATGCCCCAGAACGCGCTGTACGCCCAGTCGGGCGGGGTCACCGCTGTCATTAACGCCAGCGCCTGGGGGGTAATTGAGGCGGTCCGCGCCCACCCGGCCCATTTCGGCAAGATCTATGCGGCGCGCGACGGCATCCTGGGCGTCCTGCGCGAAGAGATCATCGACCTCGACCACGAGGACCCGCTGACCCTGGCCGCCCTGCGCCATACGCCGGGCGGTGCGTTCGGTTCCTGCCGCTTCGATCTGGGTGACCCCGACAAGGACCCGCAACAATACGAGCGCCTGGTCGAAGTCTTCCGCGCCCATGACATCGGCACCTTCTTCTACAACGGCGGTGGCGGCTCCATGGATACCGCCTTGAAGATCGCGAAGATGGGCGAGCGCATGGGCTTTCCGATCAAGGCGATTGGCGTGCCCAAGACGATCGACAACGACCTTGCCGTGACCGACTCCAGCCCGGGCTTTGGTTCCGCCGCCAAGTTCATCGCCACCGTGGTGCGCGAGGCCAGCCTGGACGTCGAGTCCATGCACACCAGTTCCACCAAGGTGTTCGTGATGGAGGTGATGGGGCGCCATGCTGGCTGGCTGGCGGCCGCGGCGGCGCTGGCGCAGGAGTTCGACGGCCAGCCGCCGATGCTGATCCTGTTCGCCGAGGTCCCGTTCGATCAGGACGACTTCCTGGATCATCTGAACCGCACCATCGAACGTCACGGGTATTGCGTGGTGGTCGTTTCCGAGGGGCTGAAGAATCCCGACGGTGGCTTGTTCTCGGTCGCGCAGAGCCACGATGTCTATGCCTACACCCAGCTCGGCGGTGCCGCCCCGCGCCTTGCCGAGCTGATCCGCGAAAAGACCGGGCACAAGCTGCACTGGGCGGTGGTGGACTACATCCAGCGTGCCGCGCGCCATATCGCGTCGAAGGTGGACGTGGAGCAGGCCTATGCCTGTGGCCGCGCGGCGGTGGAGGGGGTGGTCGCCGGCGAGGATGCCTTCATGCCGATCATCCGGCGTGACTCCAGCAAGCCCTATCGCTGGAGCATCGGCTTTACCCCGCTGGAGACCGTCGCCGATATCGAGCAGGGCATGCCGCGCAACTACATCACCCCGGATGGCTACGGCATTACTCAGGACGCACGCGACTACCTGCGCCCGCTGATCCAGGGCGAGGACGCTCCGCCGTTCGAGCGCGGCCTGCCCTGCTACCCGCGCATCCGCGGCGAGCTCTTGCCCAAGCGCTGCCCGCCGTACGAGGTCAACACCGACTAG
- a CDS encoding GDCCVxC domain-containing (seleno)protein, whose amino-acid sequence MNEVVLESTLTCPECGHEKAETMPTDACQWFYECTGCGALLRPFPGDCCVFCSYGTVPCPPIQQEGPGGCCGPNKAPEQQAGDTSRC is encoded by the coding sequence ATGAATGAAGTCGTCCTGGAGTCGACCCTGACCTGCCCCGAATGCGGGCACGAGAAAGCGGAAACCATGCCTACCGATGCCTGCCAGTGGTTCTACGAGTGCACCGGCTGCGGTGCCCTGCTGAGGCCGTTTCCGGGCGATTGCTGCGTCTTCTGTTCCTACGGAACCGTGCCCTGCCCACCCATCCAGCAAGAAGGCCCCGGCGGCTGCTGCGGGCCGAACAAAGCACCCGAGCAGCAGGCAGGCGACACTAGTCGGTGTTGA
- a CDS encoding PA2779 family protein, which translates to MSHAPHRRWLSAPAAFLIAMALALLPATPAFAGAGMLDTGSMIQQASADDTRAQLLKQLDDQAVREKLVEMGVDPDRAQERVARLTPEELAHLEARMETDPAGAAGVVGVVAIVFVVLVILDAVGVTDIFSFVGPARER; encoded by the coding sequence ATGTCCCACGCACCGCATCGTCGTTGGTTGTCCGCCCCGGCCGCTTTCCTGATCGCAATGGCGCTGGCCCTGCTGCCCGCGACCCCGGCCTTTGCCGGTGCGGGAATGCTGGACACCGGCTCCATGATCCAGCAGGCCAGCGCGGATGACACCCGCGCTCAGCTGCTCAAACAGCTGGATGATCAGGCCGTTCGCGAGAAGCTGGTCGAGATGGGCGTGGACCCCGACCGGGCCCAGGAGCGCGTCGCCCGCCTGACCCCTGAAGAGCTGGCCCACCTCGAGGCCCGCATGGAAACCGATCCGGCCGGTGCCGCCGGCGTGGTCGGCGTGGTTGCCATCGTGTTCGTCGTGCTCGTGATTCTGGACGCGGTCGGCGTGACCGACATCTTCTCGTTCGTTGGCCCCGCCCGCGAACGCTAG
- a CDS encoding PA2778 family cysteine peptidase, protein MTPAYWRRASGLAALVCGLLAVLWLSGCATAPQSAQLSSQVPEDIPTRVELEDTPFFPQEDYQCGPAALATVLGARGIDASLEELIDEVYIPAREGSLQAEMRAAARARDLVAYRVEPQLESILREVAEGNPVVVFQNLGVAMFPEWHFAVVMGYDLEEREVYLRSGPIERHVNSFARFERTWARGDRWAFLVTEPDQLPATAEPLRWLRAVNELEQVGRLGPAATGYQTAMERWPEHPIGYVGRANVAFAQGDLLTAEDTLRQLIERDPQRHEGWNNLAHVLIARQCGEQAREAASCAGELAGPGSYAPTLGAAAGAPDDGDQCRALPPCPAALEARAPQE, encoded by the coding sequence ATGACACCTGCGTACTGGCGGCGAGCCTCCGGGCTCGCCGCGCTCGTTTGCGGCCTGTTGGCCGTGCTCTGGCTTAGTGGCTGCGCCACGGCGCCACAGAGCGCGCAGCTCTCCAGTCAGGTCCCGGAAGACATCCCGACCCGCGTGGAGCTGGAAGACACCCCGTTCTTCCCGCAGGAGGATTACCAGTGTGGTCCGGCGGCGCTGGCCACGGTGCTGGGTGCGCGCGGGATCGACGCCTCGCTGGAAGAACTGATCGACGAGGTCTACATCCCGGCTCGCGAGGGCAGTCTGCAGGCCGAGATGCGTGCCGCCGCGCGTGCCCGTGACCTGGTCGCCTACCGCGTCGAGCCACAGCTGGAGTCCATCCTGCGCGAGGTGGCCGAGGGTAACCCGGTGGTGGTGTTCCAGAACCTCGGGGTCGCGATGTTCCCCGAATGGCACTTTGCCGTGGTGATGGGTTACGACCTGGAGGAGCGCGAGGTGTATCTGCGCAGCGGGCCTATCGAGCGCCACGTGAATTCGTTCGCCCGCTTCGAGCGCACCTGGGCGCGCGGCGATCGCTGGGCCTTCCTGGTGACCGAGCCGGATCAGCTGCCGGCCACGGCCGAGCCGCTGCGCTGGCTGCGTGCCGTGAACGAACTGGAGCAGGTGGGGCGTCTGGGCCCGGCCGCCACGGGATATCAGACCGCGATGGAGCGCTGGCCGGAACACCCGATCGGCTATGTCGGGCGGGCGAATGTGGCCTTCGCCCAGGGCGACCTGCTAACGGCGGAGGACACGCTGCGCCAGTTGATCGAACGGGACCCGCAACGGCACGAGGGCTGGAACAACCTGGCCCATGTGCTGATTGCCCGCCAGTGCGGCGAGCAGGCCCGCGAGGCTGCCAGTTGCGCGGGTGAACTGGCCGGTCCCGGGAGCTATGCGCCTACCCTGGGGGCGGCGGCCGGGGCGCCTGACGACGGCGATCAGTGTCGCGCCCTTCCGCCCTGCCCCGCGGCGCTGGAAGCACGCGCGCCGCAGGAGTAG
- the coaD gene encoding pantetheine-phosphate adenylyltransferase, which produces MSQVTAIYPGTFDPITHGHTDIVRRAARLFDRVVIAVAANPNKGPAFPLETRVALAEEAVKGIDGVEVQGFNVLLAKFVHAQGANVILRGLRAVSDFEHEFQLAAMNRQLAPEVETLFLTPAEEYSFVSSSLVREIARLGGDVSKFVSPGVARMLAEQNGETR; this is translated from the coding sequence ATGTCCCAAGTCACTGCGATCTACCCCGGCACCTTCGACCCAATCACCCACGGGCACACGGATATCGTGCGCCGAGCCGCGCGTCTGTTCGATCGTGTGGTGATCGCGGTGGCCGCCAACCCGAACAAGGGGCCAGCCTTTCCGCTGGAGACGCGCGTCGCGCTGGCCGAAGAGGCAGTGAAGGGGATCGACGGGGTCGAGGTTCAGGGCTTCAACGTGCTGCTGGCCAAGTTCGTTCATGCCCAGGGGGCCAACGTGATCCTGCGCGGCCTGCGCGCGGTATCCGATTTCGAGCACGAATTTCAGCTGGCGGCCATGAACCGTCAGCTGGCCCCCGAGGTCGAAACGCTGTTCCTGACGCCGGCGGAGGAATACAGCTTTGTCTCCTCCAGTCTGGTACGGGAAATCGCCCGTTTGGGCGGTGACGTCTCAAAATTCGTGAGCCCCGGCGTGGCGCGCATGCTGGCCGAACAAAACGGCGAGACCCGCTAG
- a CDS encoding YfhL family 4Fe-4S dicluster ferredoxin codes for MALMITDECINCDVCEPECPNEAIYPGDEIYEIDPERCTECVGHYDEPQCQDVCPVDCIPLDPDRKETREQLQAKYEKLMGA; via the coding sequence ATGGCTCTGATGATCACCGACGAATGCATCAACTGCGATGTCTGCGAGCCCGAGTGCCCGAACGAGGCCATCTATCCCGGTGACGAGATCTACGAGATCGACCCGGAGCGCTGCACCGAGTGCGTCGGGCATTACGACGAACCGCAGTGCCAGGATGTCTGCCCGGTCGATTGCATCCCGCTGGACCCTGACCGCAAGGAAACACGCGAGCAGCTACAGGCGAAGTACGAGAAGCTGATGGGCGCGTAA
- the ggt gene encoding gamma-glutamyltransferase: MLARLLPAALAATLLAAPVQAEGPGQGAVASAHPEATAAGERILAAGGNAFDAAVAVTAALGVAEPYGSGLGGGGFFLLYDAANDRSVMLDARETAPGEAHRDMYLDDDGEVVEGLSLDGVLAAGIPGMPAGIDHLSRHYGSLPLGDALEPAIRLAEDGVEVGSRYNQMASFRHQALRDGADAAQIFLDNGGVPDAGMRLVQPDLADTLRLLAEEGRDGFYTGALAGRLVEGVREAGGIWTLEDLEGYEAVERDPIHIEYRGARITTASPPSSGGVALGQILNILSFYDLEELAPDLRAHLTIEAMRRAYRDRAEYLGDPDHVDMPLERLLSRDYAAGLRATIHPDEATPSRYLPLSVDPQADVPDPAQATESPETTHFSVIDADGNRVAATLTLNYPFGSGYVVPGTGVLLNNEMDDFSAKPGEPNAYGLIGFEANAIAPYRRPLSSMSPTFVETDDRVAILGTPGGSRIITMVLHGILGVVEGLDAEAIVEQPRYHHQYLPDRVEHETSAFDMETRGQLVSRGHRLVPQVRPFGDMQAILWERGEGRLEAASDPRGEGGARVLSE; this comes from the coding sequence ATGCTCGCGCGCTTGCTCCCCGCCGCCCTGGCTGCCACCCTGCTGGCGGCACCCGTTCAGGCCGAGGGGCCCGGCCAGGGGGCAGTGGCCTCCGCCCACCCGGAGGCCACTGCGGCGGGCGAGCGTATCCTCGCCGCCGGGGGCAACGCGTTCGATGCCGCCGTCGCTGTAACAGCGGCCCTGGGTGTGGCCGAGCCCTATGGTTCCGGCCTCGGCGGCGGTGGGTTCTTTCTGCTCTACGACGCGGCGAATGATCGCAGCGTGATGCTGGACGCCCGCGAGACCGCTCCGGGCGAGGCGCATCGCGACATGTACCTGGACGACGATGGCGAGGTGGTCGAGGGTCTTTCGCTCGACGGGGTCCTCGCCGCCGGGATCCCCGGCATGCCCGCCGGGATCGACCACCTGTCCCGCCACTACGGCAGCCTCCCGCTTGGCGATGCGCTGGAGCCGGCCATCCGCCTGGCCGAGGACGGGGTCGAGGTGGGCAGCCGTTACAACCAGATGGCCAGCTTCCGCCACCAGGCGCTGCGGGATGGCGCCGATGCGGCGCAGATTTTCCTCGACAACGGCGGCGTGCCCGACGCGGGCATGCGCCTGGTGCAGCCGGATCTGGCCGACACCCTGCGTCTCTTGGCCGAAGAGGGTCGCGACGGTTTCTATACCGGCGCCCTGGCCGGGCGCCTGGTCGAAGGGGTGCGCGAGGCCGGCGGCATCTGGACGCTGGAAGACCTTGAGGGCTACGAGGCCGTCGAGCGCGACCCGATCCACATCGAATATCGGGGTGCACGGATTACCACGGCCTCGCCGCCGTCCTCGGGCGGCGTCGCCCTGGGGCAGATCCTGAACATCCTCTCGTTCTACGACCTCGAAGAGCTGGCCCCGGACCTGCGCGCGCATCTGACCATCGAGGCGATGCGCCGCGCCTACCGTGATCGTGCCGAGTACCTGGGCGATCCGGACCATGTCGACATGCCGCTGGAGCGGTTGTTGTCGCGCGACTACGCGGCAGGGTTGCGCGCGACCATCCACCCGGACGAGGCCACGCCCAGCCGCTACCTGCCGCTATCGGTGGACCCGCAGGCGGATGTCCCGGACCCGGCGCAGGCCACCGAGAGCCCGGAGACGACGCATTTCTCCGTGATCGACGCCGACGGTAACCGCGTGGCCGCCACGCTGACGTTGAACTACCCGTTCGGCTCCGGCTATGTGGTGCCCGGCACCGGGGTCCTGCTGAACAACGAGATGGACGACTTCTCGGCCAAGCCGGGCGAGCCCAATGCCTACGGGCTGATCGGTTTTGAGGCGAATGCGATTGCCCCGTATCGGCGGCCCTTGTCGAGCATGAGCCCGACCTTTGTCGAGACCGATGATCGCGTGGCGATCCTGGGCACCCCGGGCGGCAGCCGCATCATCACCATGGTGCTGCACGGCATCCTGGGTGTGGTGGAGGGCCTGGATGCGGAGGCGATCGTGGAGCAGCCGCGCTATCACCACCAGTACCTGCCGGATCGCGTGGAACACGAGACCAGTGCATTCGATATGGAAACGCGCGGGCAACTGGTGTCGCGCGGCCACCGCCTGGTGCCTCAGGTGCGCCCCTTCGGCGACATGCAGGCGATCCTGTGGGAGCGCGGGGAAGGGCGGCTGGAGGCAGCCTCCGACCCGCGTGGCGAGGGCGGCGCCCGCGTGCTCTCCGAGTAA
- the rpsT gene encoding 30S ribosomal protein S20, producing MANIASARKRARQAVKNRAHNVALRSRFRTAMKAVLKPLQQGDAQAASEAYKKAVPVIDATVSKGLIHRNKAARHKSRLNARIRDLAQG from the coding sequence TTGGCGAATATTGCTTCTGCCCGTAAACGGGCCCGTCAGGCGGTCAAAAATCGCGCTCACAACGTGGCGCTTCGCTCCCGTTTCCGTACGGCCATGAAGGCCGTACTGAAGCCGCTGCAGCAGGGCGATGCCCAGGCAGCCAGCGAGGCCTACAAGAAGGCCGTGCCGGTCATCGACGCGACCGTGAGCAAGGGGCTGATCCACCGGAACAAGGCGGCGCGCCACAAGAGCCGCCTGAACGCCCGCATCCGCGACCTGGCCCAGGGCTAA
- a CDS encoding DsrE family protein, with translation MFPLPRAVRMARLPGFAMALMLTGLLFAALAFTPRAEAMEPEAKVVYHADFADPRRFSAMLTSINNMMTHYQDEFMDVDVRIVFVAHGIRFLTDDDLDGSPFEADEELQEQRDELRGRLSSLVSSHGVKLELCEITRSQINLDEDLVYDNVEMVPSGVVRIAELQNEKGFAYIKIE, from the coding sequence ATGTTTCCGCTCCCCCGCGCCGTTCGAATGGCACGCCTGCCCGGTTTTGCGATGGCCCTGATGCTGACGGGTCTGCTGTTCGCCGCGTTGGCGTTCACGCCCCGTGCCGAGGCCATGGAGCCCGAGGCCAAGGTGGTATATCACGCCGATTTCGCCGATCCCCGGCGTTTCTCTGCGATGCTGACCAGCATCAACAATATGATGACGCACTACCAGGACGAGTTCATGGACGTGGATGTGCGCATCGTGTTCGTCGCACACGGCATCCGTTTCCTGACCGATGACGACCTCGACGGCTCGCCCTTCGAGGCTGATGAGGAGCTCCAGGAGCAGCGCGATGAGCTGCGTGGTCGCCTGTCCAGCCTGGTCAGTTCTCACGGAGTGAAACTGGAGCTGTGCGAGATCACTCGTAGTCAGATCAATCTCGACGAAGACCTGGTGTACGACAACGTCGAGATGGTGCCCTCGGGCGTGGTACGTATCGCCGAGCTGCAGAACGAGAAGGGATTCGCCTACATCAAGATCGAGTAA